ACGCGGAAAGGAGGATCGGTTACAATTACACGCGGTAGTGTATGAACAATATTGAGAAGTTAGTCGATCAAAAATTGTTGGTACTATTGTTTACAAATTGTTTACCCATTCTGTTTACATACCTAGCTTCACATTGGATGCTGAACACATTtgacgtttctttttcgattgaaaattGCTTAGAAAACAATGTCACGTTTCCGTTAATTCCATTCCAATTTAATTCAAGCTAAATTCGTCAGCTAGTTGATTTGGTGTAGTTGACGTTTTCAACGCGCACCCATTGACAAAGTTTACCAATTTGCCGCGATCTTAAATTTACCTTATTTTTCGAACCTGCCTACCTAGCTGTGAAGCATTCGATCTTTTCCATAAACAGGCACCTTCAGCCGTCAAACTCGGTCACTTCATCTTTGTCAACATCAACCCTTTCGCTAGCTACACAAacaatttacaatttttcaaGCATATACCCTACGTTACAATACGTAGGACACAGTAATATGGAACGATTCAAAGCAGCGGAAAAGTTGAGTGCGCCGTCATCAAACAAAGGGGGTTTAGTGCTGCGTAAAGAGAAAGATGATGGGACGttcaaaaaacccaaacactCTTTACTGGGCTTAGACAGGCAGGCAGCCGCTCGACGGGCGGAGCGCGCGGCGGCCGTTAGACCTTCGTTttacgaggacgaggacgaagacaGTGCGTTAGAACGTACTCCGCGGCGGGACGAAAGTCACCACTCTCGAAAGTATCGCAAACGGGCCACAGAAACACCGTCGTACGGTGGCGGCGTGAGCGAGTTCGCCCGGCAACGGTTTGAAGAGAAGGAGGCAAGGCAGCAACGGGATCACCGCAGGAACAGCGGATTGTACGCTTCCACTTCGAAAGGACGTTCGCCCAAGCGGTACAAGCAGTCTAGTCGTGCTGGTTCGGAATCGCGGCGAAGGTATGTATGCCGCGAAAAATATGAATGTAAATAATGATTCATCGAAAAATCTACTTCTTTACTATTGCTAGCACTTTTTCACGTTACGAACCGAGCACACCGCGGGGCGAGCGGCGTGGAAAGTCTACCATTAACTCCGGCTGGACGGATGATGAAGACGAAGATGATGCCCATCCGCGCTCGTCGTGGGACTATCCGACGCCGAAACCGTTCCAAGGGCCGGAGGTGTCGGACGCAGACCGAGAGCGGTGGCACGAAGAGCAACTTCGTCTCGACCGCGAATGGTATGGCAGTGACGACGAGCGCCAGATGAACGAGTTTTCCGAACTAAACTCAGAGTACCTGCAGAAacgcgagcagcagcaacaatcgcGCAACAATCGACGCATCTCGGCCCAACAGCGCCAGATCAACAAGGACAATGaattgtgggaaaaaaatcgaCTCCTTACGTCGGGCGTTGTCATGTCCGTGAACGTGACGGAAGATTTCGACGAGGAAGCCCTCGAGCGTGTCCACTTGCTCGTACACCATACCGTGCCACCGTTTCTGGACGGACGCATCGTGTTCACCAAGCAACCAGAACCGGTCATTCCGGTCCGTGAACCAACCAGCGATATGGCGATCAATGCCCGCAAGGGTAGTGCCCTAGTGCGCACGTTTCGCGAGCTAAAAGAGCGCAAAAAGGCCCAAATGAAACACTGGCAGCTGGGCGGTACGAAGTTGGGGAACATTATGGGTGTGGCCAAGGAAACCGATCCGCAGGACGAGCGGGAGGATGAAGCGTACGATTCGCGCAAGGACCAAAAGTACGCCGATCACATAGGGAACAACGACGGAGGAGACGCTGAGTTTGCGTCGCGCAAAAAGAACATCCAACAGCAGCGCCGTTCCCTGCCAGTGTTTGCCGTGCGCCAGGATCTGCTGAATATAATTCGTGAAAACTCTATCATCATTATCGTAGGTGAAACGGGCAGCGGTAAGACGACGCAGCTCACGCAGTTCTTGCACGAGGACGGCTATAGCCGGCATGGTACGATCGGTTGCACCCAGCCTAGGCGTGTGGCCGCCATGTCTGTAGCGAAACGCGTTTCGGACGAGATGGGCACACCGCTTGGTCAGCAGGTCGGGTatgcgattcgattcgaggACTGCACCACGGATGCCACCGTCATCAAGTACATGACGGACGGTATTCTGCTGCGGGAGAGTTTGCGGGACAAGGAACTCGATAGCTACAGTGTCATCATCATGGACGAAGCACATGAACGGTCACTCTCGACCGACGTCCTTTTCGGACTGCTGCGCGAGATCGTAGCCAGACGTCGCGACCTCAAGCTGATCGTTACCTCCGCCACGATGGACGCGAGTAAGTTTGCGAGTTTTTTCGGCAACGTGCCCACGTTCAAGATTCCCGGCCGCACGTTTCCGGTCGACGTGTTCTTCGGGAAGAGCGTGTGTGAAGACTACGTAGACGGTGCGGTGAAGCAGGTGCTGCAGATCCACTTGCAGCCAACCGAGGGTGACATACTAGTGTTCATGCCCGGTCAAGAAGACATCGAGGTGACGTGCGAGGTGCTAGCCGAGCGCTTGGAGGAGATTGACAATGCGCCCGCTCTTTCGATACTGCCCATCTACTCGCAGCTACCTTCTGATCTGCAGGCCAAAATCTTTCACCGCTCGACGGACGGCACGCGCAAGTGCGTAGTGGCGACCAATATTGCCGAGACATCGCTCACTGTCGATGGCATAACGTACGTCATTGATTCTGGATACTGCAAGCTGAAGGTGTACAATCCACGTATCGGTATGGACGCCCTGCAGATTTATCCGATTTCGCAAGCGAACGCCAATCAACGGTCAGGTCGTGCGGGACGTACCGCTCCCGGCCAGGCATTTCGCCTTTACACCGAGCGACAGTACAAAGACGAGCTGCTGCACCTGACGGTCCCGGAAATACAGCGTACCAACCTGGCAAACACGGTGCTGCTTTTGAAGTCGCTTGGTGTCGCCGATTTGCTGCAGTTCCACTTTATGGACCCACCGCCGCAGGACAACATATTGAACTCGCTCTACCAGCTGTGGATTCTCGGGGCTCTCGATCACACGGGAGCGTTGACACCGCTAGGCAGGCAGATGGCTGAGTTTCCACTCGATCCCCCTCAGTGCCAGATGCTGATAGTGGCCAACGAGATGGGCTGTAGCGAGGAAATTTTGATCATCGGTAAGCGAGCAGGGAATTAGACGATTATCCGTAACTGTTTGCTGCAtaacttttgtttcatttcagtATCAATGCTGTCCGTCCCGTCGATTTTTTACCGCCCGAAGGgacgcgaagaagaagctgatggTGTGCGGGAAAAATTTCAAGTGCCTGAGTCGGATCACCTGACCTATCTCAACGTTTACCAGCAATGGAAGATGAATAAGTAAGTAACCACCCAAACCCCGCCGATTGCGGCACACGCAGTAACTGACCATCCTACCCACCAGGTACTCGGCTTCGTGGTGCAACGAGCACTTTATTCACGTGAAAGCGATGCGTAAGGTACGCGAGGTACGTCAGCAGCTGAAGGATATctacagccagcagcagcgactaACGCTCAACTCTTGTGGCACCGACTGGGACGTGGTGCGGAAGTGTATTTGCTCCGCGTACTTCTATCAGGCGGCTCGGCTCAAGGGAATCGGCGAGTACGTCAACCTGCGCACTGGAATGCCCTGCCATCTGCACCCAACGTCGGCCCTTTACGGCCTCGGCACAACACCGGACTACGTTGTCTACCACGAGTTGATCATGACGGCAAAAGAGTACATGCAATGTGCGACATCCGTTGACGGCCACTGGTTAGCGGAGCTGGGGCCGATGTTCTTTTCCGTAAAGGAAACGGGTAAAAGTGGCCGCGATAAGCGGCGCCAGGCAGTCGAGCACCAAAATGCAATGGAGGTTCAGATGCGCGAAGCGCAGCTGGAAATTGAGCAGCGGCGATTAGACGAAGCAAAGCAACAGTTGGGAATTAAGCAGGAGATCGTTACGCCCGGTGCGACACCGCGGCGAACGCCAGCAAGAATTGGATTGTAAGACAGCGGCTTCTCCTGTTTAGAATATTGCTTGAAAGTGCCCGATCACGAACCGACATAGTGGCTCTGTACAATTGGCACTCGGTGGCGAGGAAATTATTATTCTCCGCTCTTGTAGTTAACAGATTGAACAGCCTCGATTCGACTGAAGAAACTGCGACGAACGgcttattatttaaaaaaaaaactgaccaCTAATTTGTTGAAGTGATATCTTTGTGTTGTGACTGTTTCGCATAAACCTGCGAAGCAGCTAATCAATATCCAGTTTCCTAAAACTTCCTTCGAATCCAAAGTGAGCatcttttttcgttccattcgtATCGGGGTTGTGCGCCAGCGTTGGAGACAAGTTTTTGCTGAAGGTCAGTGCCGCCATCTCCAAAAGGTAGTCCCGATTTTGTATCAGTTTCAGTTCCCATTCTTTTATGATACACTCAATCGAACTCAGACTGCCACCGTATTCCTCCGGAAGTAGGGCcgctggaaaatgtttgtgaagCGACTCAAGGTCGGACCCGTGGGTGAAGATCTGAAATAAGGGAGTCACAGGTCAATTGAATAAATCGGCCACCCTCAGGTTGCGTACGGTTGCTACCATACCCtcttttgttgatttttttcggaAAGAAGGCCATTGAAGATGCTTAGCGCCGTTTGCAATCCCGGCGGAGGATTTAGAATATGGAAGCCCTGCATCCGCAGCGGCGACGCGTCCTGGTTGAGCGTGgcaattttcttcaacagttCTACCTCAAACTGTAACAAGTGACTACCGGTCACCCCTTTCATATCGATAATGATTGCCATGCCACAAATCACCATTTGATCGTCATCCCGCATCAAAATATCGTTGATCATGGTGCCAACCTTCATGATGTCTGCGAACGTACACTGGGTGACgttaaattttccaactcgGATCAGAAACAACTTTGGATCGGTCGGTTTCTCTGTCTTTGGCAGCGGAACGGCAACACTACAGGAAAGGGATTTACTATAGATTTGTGTGGCCCGCTTTACGCATTGCAGCGGGCACCGCAGATACCTTACCCCAACCGGATGACGCTTAAAATGTGTTCATCCGTCGGATCTCGATTTTGAATTACTTGCGGTAGCTCGGCACGAGTCCGATAGAACAGTACCAGCTTTTTCTTGACTTTCTCCAGGCTAAATTTGCAACCGCGAAGAAATGCGACCAAAAACTGATCACTCACCACAGTGCAGTGCAAGTCGCATTCCACAAGCCACGATTTGATCACTGCTAAATGGCTGTTCACTTGGACGGTATCCTCATTG
The nucleotide sequence above comes from Anopheles bellator chromosome 1, idAnoBellAS_SP24_06.2, whole genome shotgun sequence. Encoded proteins:
- the LOC131212201 gene encoding alpha-tocopherol transfer protein-like — encoded protein: MCDLRPISPQLMGVARRELNEDTVQVNSHLAVIKSWLVECDLHCTVVSDQFLVAFLRGCKFSLEKVKKKLVLFYRTRAELPQVIQNRDPTDEHILSVIRLGVAVPLPKTEKPTDPKLFLIRVGKFNVTQCTFADIMKVGTMINDILMRDDDQMVICGMAIIIDMKGVTGSHLLQFEVELLKKIATLNQDASPLRMQGFHILNPPPGLQTALSIFNGLLSEKNQQKRIFTHGSDLESLHKHFPAALLPEEYGGSLSSIECIIKEWELKLIQNRDYLLEMAALTFSKNLSPTLAHNPDTNGTKKDAHFGFEGSFRKLDID
- the LOC131215389 gene encoding pre-mRNA-splicing factor ATP-dependent RNA helicase PRP16 codes for the protein MERFKAAEKLSAPSSNKGGLVLRKEKDDGTFKKPKHSLLGLDRQAAARRAERAAAVRPSFYEDEDEDSALERTPRRDESHHSRKYRKRATETPSYGGGVSEFARQRFEEKEARQQRDHRRNSGLYASTSKGRSPKRYKQSSRAGSESRRSTFSRYEPSTPRGERRGKSTINSGWTDDEDEDDAHPRSSWDYPTPKPFQGPEVSDADRERWHEEQLRLDREWYGSDDERQMNEFSELNSEYLQKREQQQQSRNNRRISAQQRQINKDNELWEKNRLLTSGVVMSVNVTEDFDEEALERVHLLVHHTVPPFLDGRIVFTKQPEPVIPVREPTSDMAINARKGSALVRTFRELKERKKAQMKHWQLGGTKLGNIMGVAKETDPQDEREDEAYDSRKDQKYADHIGNNDGGDAEFASRKKNIQQQRRSLPVFAVRQDLLNIIRENSIIIIVGETGSGKTTQLTQFLHEDGYSRHGTIGCTQPRRVAAMSVAKRVSDEMGTPLGQQVGYAIRFEDCTTDATVIKYMTDGILLRESLRDKELDSYSVIIMDEAHERSLSTDVLFGLLREIVARRRDLKLIVTSATMDASKFASFFGNVPTFKIPGRTFPVDVFFGKSVCEDYVDGAVKQVLQIHLQPTEGDILVFMPGQEDIEVTCEVLAERLEEIDNAPALSILPIYSQLPSDLQAKIFHRSTDGTRKCVVATNIAETSLTVDGITYVIDSGYCKLKVYNPRIGMDALQIYPISQANANQRSGRAGRTAPGQAFRLYTERQYKDELLHLTVPEIQRTNLANTVLLLKSLGVADLLQFHFMDPPPQDNILNSLYQLWILGALDHTGALTPLGRQMAEFPLDPPQCQMLIVANEMGCSEEILIIVSMLSVPSIFYRPKGREEEADGVREKFQVPESDHLTYLNVYQQWKMNKYSASWCNEHFIHVKAMRKVREVRQQLKDIYSQQQRLTLNSCGTDWDVVRKCICSAYFYQAARLKGIGEYVNLRTGMPCHLHPTSALYGLGTTPDYVVYHELIMTAKEYMQCATSVDGHWLAELGPMFFSVKETGKSGRDKRRQAVEHQNAMEVQMREAQLEIEQRRLDEAKQQLGIKQEIVTPGATPRRTPARIGL